The following proteins are co-located in the Sporolactobacillus pectinivorans genome:
- the comER gene encoding late competence protein ComER: MRIGVIGTGNIGSLIVGALIRSKSVKAKSIFVTNRTKKKASDLAAKYPGVKICGSPEETVRRSDTVFLCVKPPQFFSLLQPLRGVWYPEQLAISVTSPISISQLEKLIPCHTARVVPSILNQALSGNTLVTFGTSMNDHQKYKLWNLLGNFSQPIEISEENIRVASDLSSCGPAFLSYVLEKMIEGAVQSTSISKKEATELTTEMAIGFGKLLDKRNFTLTELRDKVTVKGGVTGAGLTVLKQEYHGVFEHLFEATQKKFLEDHLALDPFFEKLD; the protein is encoded by the coding sequence ATGAGGATCGGAGTCATTGGAACAGGAAATATCGGATCACTGATCGTCGGTGCGCTGATCCGGAGCAAATCCGTAAAAGCAAAAAGTATTTTTGTGACAAATCGCACGAAAAAAAAAGCATCTGACTTGGCAGCCAAATATCCCGGAGTGAAAATTTGCGGCTCGCCAGAAGAAACGGTCCGCCGTTCGGATACTGTTTTTCTATGTGTCAAACCGCCGCAGTTTTTTTCTCTGCTGCAGCCGCTGCGCGGTGTCTGGTATCCGGAGCAACTTGCGATATCAGTCACCAGCCCGATCAGTATTTCTCAGCTTGAGAAGTTGATACCCTGCCACACGGCAAGAGTTGTTCCAAGCATTTTGAATCAGGCTCTTTCGGGAAACACGCTCGTAACATTTGGTACGAGCATGAATGACCATCAAAAATATAAACTTTGGAATTTGCTCGGAAATTTTTCACAGCCAATAGAAATCAGCGAAGAGAACATCCGTGTGGCTTCAGATCTTTCCAGCTGTGGTCCGGCCTTTCTTTCTTACGTACTTGAAAAAATGATTGAAGGTGCCGTGCAGTCAACATCTATATCAAAAAAAGAGGCAACTGAGCTGACGACAGAAATGGCCATCGGCTTTGGGAAGCTGCTTGATAAGAGAAACTTCACGCTTACGGAATTACGTGATAAGGTTACCGTAAAAGGCGGTGTAACGGGGGCAGGTCTGACCGTTTTAAAACAGGAATATCATGGAGTGTTTGAACATCTCTTTGAAGCGACCCAGAAGAAATTTCTCGAAGATCATCTTGCTTTGGATCCCTTCTTTGAGAAACTCGACTGA
- the rsfS gene encoding ribosome silencing factor gives MNSEEWVKYLAEAADDKKAQDLVILKMKGISIMADYFIICHGDSEKQVQAISTALKKTAETKGLTVHRMEGYDKARWVLIDMGDIVAHVFHRDERDYYQLEKLWGDAPLYTLEKKPL, from the coding sequence ATGAACAGTGAAGAATGGGTTAAATATCTGGCGGAAGCCGCAGATGACAAGAAAGCTCAGGATCTTGTCATTCTTAAGATGAAGGGTATCTCCATCATGGCAGACTACTTCATCATTTGCCACGGCGATTCGGAAAAACAAGTACAGGCTATTTCGACGGCCTTAAAGAAAACCGCCGAAACAAAAGGACTGACTGTTCACCGAATGGAAGGCTATGATAAGGCGCGCTGGGTGCTCATTGATATGGGCGATATTGTCGCTCATGTTTTTCACAGAGACGAACGGGATTATTATCAATTGGAAAAATTATGGGGAGACGCCCCTCTATATACTTTGGAAAAAAAGCCGCTGTAA
- the yqeK gene encoding bis(5'-nucleosyl)-tetraphosphatase (symmetrical) YqeK has translation MKIEEAERAIKDLLPEKRYRHSLGVSETAVKLAEKYGADVEKARLAGMLHDIAKYFSDEELKAVILRRSDISDDFLNYSDKLWHAPVGAAYVQEHMGIDDREILDAMTYHTTGRNEMSLLEKIIFLADYIEPGRDFPGVDVVRETAAVSLDDAVLQELQKTIIHLLEKRQSVYPKTFEAYNDFVKKNSMR, from the coding sequence ATGAAGATTGAAGAAGCCGAAAGGGCGATCAAAGACCTGCTGCCTGAAAAACGCTACAGGCACTCACTCGGCGTCTCTGAAACGGCAGTAAAGTTGGCGGAGAAATATGGTGCAGATGTGGAAAAAGCCAGGCTGGCGGGCATGCTTCATGATATAGCAAAATATTTTTCAGATGAAGAACTGAAAGCAGTCATCCTGAGACGTTCGGATATCTCTGATGATTTTCTGAACTATTCGGATAAACTCTGGCATGCGCCGGTTGGTGCTGCTTATGTCCAGGAACACATGGGCATCGACGACCGCGAAATTCTTGACGCGATGACCTACCACACGACGGGCAGAAATGAAATGAGCCTGTTGGAGAAAATAATTTTTCTGGCAGACTATATTGAACCCGGACGTGATTTTCCAGGTGTAGATGTGGTGCGTGAAACCGCAGCTGTGAGCCTTGACGATGCAGTCCTTCAGGAGCTTCAAAAGACAATTATTCATCTTCTGGAAAAGAGACAGAGTGTCTATCCGAAAACCTTCGAAGCATATAATGATTTTGTAAAAAAAAATTCAATGAGGTGA
- a CDS encoding nicotinate-nucleotide adenylyltransferase, with translation MKKIGLLGGTFDPPHLMHLLIAQEALETCKLDEVWFLPSYIPPHIQGKIAHTGADDRQEMVSRAIMGNERFRLSTVEVRRKGKSYTVDTLRELKSQYPDNRFYFILGADMVDDLPTWHGIDELRRLTSFIGFRRPGFPAGNPARVDVIYIDMPLIDISSSILRRRLRDGRSCRYFLADAVIKYIRERQLYED, from the coding sequence ATGAAAAAAATTGGATTGCTTGGCGGAACGTTTGATCCCCCGCATCTCATGCACCTGCTGATTGCGCAGGAGGCACTTGAAACGTGCAAACTGGATGAGGTCTGGTTCCTGCCAAGTTATATTCCCCCGCATATACAGGGCAAAATTGCCCATACAGGAGCGGATGACCGCCAGGAAATGGTCAGCCGGGCGATCATGGGGAATGAAAGATTTCGACTTTCAACGGTTGAGGTACGGCGCAAGGGAAAATCCTATACCGTGGATACACTCAGAGAACTGAAAAGCCAATATCCTGACAATCGGTTTTATTTTATACTTGGAGCGGATATGGTCGACGACCTGCCGACTTGGCACGGCATCGATGAGTTGCGCCGGCTGACATCCTTTATTGGTTTCAGAAGGCCGGGTTTTCCGGCGGGTAATCCGGCACGCGTCGATGTTATCTATATCGACATGCCGCTGATCGATATTTCGTCCAGCATACTCCGCAGACGGTTGAGGGATGGCCGCTCGTGCCGATACTTTCTGGCGGATGCAGTCATAAAATATATAAGGGAGAGACAGCTTTATGAAGATTGA
- the yhbY gene encoding ribosome assembly RNA-binding protein YhbY — MLNSKQIKYLRKLAHPLKPVFQIGKAGLVEQQIKELDAVLERRELIKVSLLQNTSEDAGEAGERIASETGAELVQVIGHTMILYRESKEHTRIEFPRG, encoded by the coding sequence ATGCTGAATAGCAAACAGATCAAGTATCTGCGCAAACTGGCCCACCCGTTAAAACCTGTTTTTCAGATCGGCAAGGCCGGGTTGGTGGAGCAGCAGATCAAGGAATTAGATGCAGTGCTTGAACGGCGGGAATTGATTAAGGTGTCGCTGCTTCAGAATACGTCTGAAGACGCTGGAGAGGCCGGAGAACGCATTGCTTCTGAAACAGGGGCGGAACTGGTTCAGGTGATCGGACATACAATGATCCTTTACCGAGAATCAAAAGAACATACACGAATTGAATTTCCAAGAGGATAG
- the aroE gene encoding shikimate dehydrogenase, which produces MKKYALIGNPVNHSLSPLMHKKWFSHYKLDASYQAVQVSPGRLRQAVERLVQSGISGFNVTVPYKQEIMPLLDQIDEEALAVGAVNTVVCEGSSLVGYNTDGIGFLKSIKKVFNVQTTGNSEVLVLGAGGAARGIAIPLARNFSKVDIADRTLTRAAQLSKMCRSLCCSEAKSLTEAENTLNGYGLIVNATSLGLSETDPSIIDVRGAKKEALFADLIYRPFRTAFLKQAERFGHPVMNGLPMLVFQGAAAFEKWTGISPEVSGMELFLRKWISNG; this is translated from the coding sequence ATGAAAAAATATGCTCTTATCGGTAATCCGGTAAATCATTCGCTGTCGCCGCTCATGCACAAAAAATGGTTTTCTCATTATAAACTAGACGCCAGCTATCAGGCTGTGCAAGTCAGTCCGGGACGGTTGAGACAGGCGGTCGAACGTTTGGTGCAGTCCGGCATCAGCGGTTTTAATGTGACTGTCCCATATAAGCAGGAAATAATGCCATTGCTCGACCAAATTGACGAAGAGGCACTGGCTGTCGGGGCGGTAAATACAGTTGTCTGTGAGGGGAGCAGCCTAGTCGGCTACAATACAGATGGGATCGGCTTCTTAAAAAGTATTAAGAAGGTCTTCAACGTACAGACCACCGGAAATTCTGAAGTGCTGGTGCTTGGAGCCGGAGGTGCAGCAAGAGGAATCGCAATTCCATTGGCAAGAAATTTTTCCAAGGTAGATATCGCTGACCGTACACTGACAAGAGCTGCGCAGCTAAGTAAAATGTGCCGTTCTCTTTGCTGTTCTGAAGCAAAGAGCCTGACGGAGGCGGAAAATACGCTCAACGGCTACGGCCTGATTGTCAACGCAACCTCTTTGGGACTTTCTGAAACAGATCCGTCCATTATTGACGTCCGGGGAGCAAAAAAAGAGGCTCTTTTTGCTGATCTCATTTACCGGCCGTTCCGGACTGCATTTTTGAAGCAGGCTGAAAGGTTCGGGCATCCGGTCATGAATGGCTTGCCAATGCTGGTTTTTCAGGGCGCGGCTGCATTTGAAAAATGGACAGGCATCAGCCCGGAAGTTTCAGGGATGGAGTTATTTCTTCGGAAGTGGATTTCCAATGGATGA
- the yqeH gene encoding ribosome biogenesis GTPase YqeH, protein MDDVFCAGCGIKIQTENEEAPGFAPPGALKHDPVICRRCFRLKHYNEVQEVPMTGDDFLRLLSKIAEADALVVYLIDIFDFSGSWVPGLQRFIGKNPVLLVGNKKDLLPKSTNPNKLKSWLRRSAKELGLRPVDVLLMSADKNQGIDEVRQNMEYYREGKDIYIVGVTNVGKSTFINHLLRQAGAGDGEITTSHFPGTTLDFIGIPLDDGHILYDTPGVVNLHQAAHFVSEQDYKAVMPSKEIKPRVFQLNENQTLFLGGLGRIDYTGPGRRSLIAYTSNALTVHRTKLENADDLFHRQYGHLLTPPSRRTELPVLERYDFRTDELNTDIVFSGLGWVTVKGRGARISAYAPSSISVSGRASIIKG, encoded by the coding sequence ATGGATGATGTTTTCTGCGCCGGCTGTGGCATTAAAATTCAGACGGAGAATGAGGAGGCTCCGGGATTTGCACCTCCGGGAGCGCTCAAACACGATCCAGTCATTTGCAGGCGCTGTTTCCGCCTGAAGCACTACAATGAGGTTCAGGAAGTTCCGATGACTGGAGACGATTTTCTAAGGTTGCTCTCAAAGATTGCGGAAGCGGATGCGCTTGTCGTTTATCTGATTGATATATTTGACTTCTCAGGCAGCTGGGTGCCGGGGCTTCAGCGCTTTATCGGGAAAAATCCGGTCCTGCTTGTGGGAAATAAGAAAGATTTGCTGCCCAAATCAACAAACCCCAACAAGCTGAAAAGCTGGCTGCGGCGTTCTGCCAAGGAACTGGGGCTCAGGCCTGTCGATGTACTGCTGATGAGTGCGGACAAAAATCAGGGTATTGATGAAGTCAGACAGAACATGGAGTATTATCGTGAAGGTAAGGATATTTATATTGTCGGTGTTACAAATGTCGGAAAATCAACATTCATCAACCACCTGCTCCGTCAGGCCGGGGCAGGCGACGGTGAGATCACCACTTCCCATTTTCCAGGGACGACACTGGATTTTATCGGCATTCCGCTTGATGACGGCCACATACTTTATGATACACCGGGCGTTGTTAATCTACACCAGGCCGCCCATTTTGTCAGCGAACAGGATTACAAGGCGGTCATGCCATCCAAGGAAATTAAGCCTAGAGTATTTCAACTGAACGAAAATCAGACACTTTTTCTTGGTGGGCTGGGCCGGATTGATTATACAGGACCCGGCAGGCGTTCATTAATTGCTTATACTTCAAATGCGCTGACGGTTCACCGTACAAAGCTGGAAAACGCAGATGATCTTTTTCACCGCCAGTATGGTCATTTGCTGACGCCCCCGAGCCGCAGAACTGAACTGCCTGTTCTGGAGCGGTATGATTTTCGGACAGATGAGTTAAATACAGATATCGTCTTTTCCGGTCTCGGCTGGGTTACGGTTAAAGGCAGGGGTGCCCGGATTTCCGCGTATGCCCCTTCAAGTATCAGCGTATCCGGACGTGCCTCAATTATAAAAGGGTAA
- a CDS encoding YqeG family HAD IIIA-type phosphatase translates to MLKKFLPDEHVESILDIQPEMLKKKGIKGLITDLDNTLVAWNEAHMTPRLARWFDSLRNADISVMIVSNNNERRVKTFSAPAKIPYICRARKPLAHGFKRAIREMNLNKDEIVVVGDQIVTDVLGGNQFGLHTILVVPVASNDAWFTKINRTVERIILSQMRRRGWLKWEE, encoded by the coding sequence TTGTTGAAAAAATTTTTACCGGATGAGCATGTGGAAAGTATTCTCGACATCCAGCCGGAAATGCTGAAGAAAAAAGGAATTAAAGGTCTGATTACTGATCTTGATAATACGCTCGTGGCCTGGAATGAGGCGCACATGACTCCGAGGCTTGCCCGCTGGTTTGATTCGCTTCGGAATGCAGATATTTCAGTGATGATCGTGTCAAATAACAACGAGCGACGAGTGAAAACATTTTCTGCTCCCGCGAAAATTCCTTATATATGCCGTGCACGCAAACCGTTGGCTCATGGCTTTAAGCGCGCAATACGGGAAATGAACCTGAATAAGGATGAAATCGTTGTGGTCGGCGACCAGATTGTTACGGACGTACTTGGTGGCAATCAGTTTGGCCTGCACACGATACTTGTTGTGCCGGTAGCTTCAAATGATGCATGGTTTACAAAAATCAACCGGACGGTGGAACGGATCATTTTGTCACAGATGCGCCGCCGCGGCTGGCTCAAATGGGAGGAATAA
- a CDS encoding sporulation histidine kinase inhibitor Sda: protein MKRGVSRKRYEMENMTDDLLIESYEKARKYQLSEEFIVLIEQEMNRRNIIVPKHLMTN, encoded by the coding sequence TTGAAAAGGGGTGTCAGCCGGAAACGGTATGAAATGGAAAATATGACTGATGATTTGCTGATTGAATCTTATGAAAAAGCCAGAAAATATCAGCTGAGTGAAGAATTCATCGTACTTATAGAACAAGAAATGAACCGCCGAAATATTATTGTGCCCAAGCATCTAATGACGAACTAA
- a CDS encoding YjcZ family sporulation protein, giving the protein MGYSAGYGSGFALVVVLFILLIIVGAAWAY; this is encoded by the coding sequence ATGGGCTACTCGGCCGGTTACGGATCAGGTTTTGCCCTGGTCGTTGTGTTATTTATTTTACTGATTATCGTCGGTGCGGCTTGGGCTTATTAA
- the sigK gene encoding RNA polymerase sporulation sigma factor SigK, giving the protein MLSIAGGLAYLFKQVLLLVSYVKNNAFPQPLSEEEERRCLQRMAEGDQEARNMLIEHNLRLVAHIVKKFNNTKEDTDDLISIGTIGLIKAIESYSTGKGTKLATFAARCIENEILMHFRSLKKTRKDVSLNDPIGQDKEGNAISLIDILKSKNKDIVDEISLRLDTKKIHHALAILDPREEEVIVSRYGLNNQQDLTQREIAEKLSISRSYVSRIEKRALMKLYNEIFRRPGR; this is encoded by the coding sequence ATGCTGTCTATTGCCGGCGGACTCGCCTATCTTTTCAAACAGGTCTTGCTGCTTGTTTCCTATGTGAAGAACAACGCCTTTCCCCAGCCGTTATCGGAGGAAGAGGAGAGAAGATGTCTCCAGCGCATGGCAGAAGGCGATCAAGAAGCCAGAAATATGCTGATCGAGCATAACCTGCGGCTTGTCGCCCATATCGTCAAGAAATTTAATAATACCAAAGAAGATACCGATGATCTGATATCGATCGGAACCATCGGCCTGATCAAGGCCATCGAAAGTTATTCCACCGGAAAAGGAACAAAATTGGCGACTTTTGCAGCTCGTTGTATTGAAAACGAAATATTGATGCATTTCCGGAGCCTGAAGAAAACACGGAAAGATGTTTCGCTGAACGATCCTATCGGCCAGGACAAAGAGGGCAATGCTATTTCTCTGATCGATATACTTAAATCGAAAAACAAAGATATCGTCGATGAGATTTCACTGCGGCTCGACACAAAAAAAATTCATCATGCACTTGCTATTCTTGATCCGAGGGAAGAAGAGGTCATTGTAAGCCGTTATGGTCTGAATAACCAGCAAGATCTGACCCAGCGGGAAATTGCGGAAAAACTTTCGATCTCGCGGAGCTATGTCTCGCGGATCGAAAAGCGGGCTTTGATGAAACTTTATAACGAAATTTTTCGCAGGCCGGGCCGGTAA
- a CDS encoding acylphosphatase: MAEDGKIKSVHLMVEGRVQAVGFRYFTWQTAQSFDITGWVRNREDGSVEIAAEGAADHVDHFVQSIKKGSTFSRVKHVDVHEYDHAEHYASFDILNSI; this comes from the coding sequence ATGGCAGAAGACGGAAAAATAAAAAGCGTCCATCTCATGGTTGAAGGACGGGTGCAGGCAGTCGGATTCCGATACTTCACATGGCAGACTGCGCAGTCGTTCGATATCACCGGATGGGTGCGCAATCGTGAGGACGGTTCCGTTGAAATAGCTGCAGAAGGTGCTGCAGATCATGTCGACCATTTCGTTCAGTCTATAAAAAAAGGAAGCACGTTTTCCCGTGTCAAACATGTGGACGTGCATGAATATGACCACGCGGAGCACTATGCTTCCTTTGATATTCTTAACTCAATATAA
- a CDS encoding SDR family oxidoreductase, giving the protein MDLGLKGKHALILASSKGLGFAIAKQLVLEGAEVILSSREQKHLETASGVLDNLVEGSSTYYPADVARREDIDALADFTKLHFNSLDILVNNAGGPPSGSFLSMTDQDWQKAFELNLLSYVRMIRAVVPLMEKAGGGHILNIASSSIKKPINNLVLSNTFRLGIVGLTKTLSGELSENNILINTLAPGRILTDRVLQLNEKQSERTGLSVSEIQKKSEAEIPLGRYGSPEEFAKTAAFLVSDACTYVTGESLLVDGGLVRSI; this is encoded by the coding sequence ATGGATCTTGGACTGAAAGGGAAACATGCACTCATTCTGGCATCCAGCAAGGGACTGGGGTTTGCAATAGCAAAGCAACTTGTTCTGGAAGGGGCGGAAGTGATATTGTCCAGCCGTGAACAGAAACACCTTGAAACAGCTTCAGGTGTATTGGATAATCTGGTTGAAGGCTCCTCGACCTATTATCCCGCTGACGTGGCACGAAGAGAAGATATTGATGCCCTGGCAGATTTCACGAAACTGCACTTTAATTCGCTGGATATTCTGGTCAACAACGCGGGGGGACCGCCAAGCGGGAGCTTTCTGTCAATGACCGATCAGGACTGGCAAAAAGCATTTGAGCTCAATCTGCTCAGTTACGTTCGAATGATCCGGGCGGTCGTCCCGCTGATGGAGAAAGCAGGGGGCGGACATATATTAAATATTGCGTCATCATCGATTAAAAAACCGATCAATAACCTTGTGTTATCCAACACTTTCCGGCTAGGCATTGTTGGACTGACAAAAACGCTGTCAGGAGAACTTTCCGAAAATAATATACTCATAAACACACTGGCACCCGGACGCATTCTCACCGATCGCGTTCTTCAGCTGAATGAAAAACAAAGTGAGAGGACCGGCCTGTCTGTCAGTGAGATACAAAAAAAATCAGAAGCCGAAATTCCGCTTGGGCGATACGGAAGCCCCGAAGAATTTGCCAAAACGGCCGCTTTTTTAGTTTCCGACGCTTGCACATACGTTACTGGAGAATCGCTGCTTGTCGATGGCGGACTTGTTCGAAGCATCTAA
- a CDS encoding YrhC family protein gives MKDYEKIILEKIKDCRRIGFLCLFLSTFLYAGTLIPKFEEEQWKFELLTVSSLLFILLASLFYWRTSKLREKLDQ, from the coding sequence ATGAAAGATTATGAGAAGATCATTTTGGAGAAAATTAAGGACTGTAGAAGGATAGGTTTTCTTTGCCTGTTTCTCAGTACATTTCTATATGCGGGTACACTGATTCCGAAGTTCGAAGAGGAACAGTGGAAATTTGAATTATTAACGGTTTCAAGCCTATTGTTCATACTCCTTGCCTCTCTTTTTTACTGGAGAACGTCAAAATTAAGGGAGAAACTTGATCAGTAG
- a CDS encoding bifunctional cystathionine gamma-lyase/homocysteine desulfhydrase, which translates to MKKYTDNTWSKEERKVLKPKTKVIHAGIFGDDYTGSVTVPIYQTSTYKQEAVGVTKGYDYSRTANPTRRALEVLIKELEFGKAGFAFGSGMAAISSVLMLLNSGDHIVITDDVYGGTFRVIDKVFKRLGITATFVDTSDQEKIETAITEKTRAIYLETPTNPLLKITDIKKTAVLAHRKGLLLIVDNTFATPYWQHPLLLGADIVLHSATKYIGGHSDVVAGLVAVNDDDFADRLGFIQNSVGAIPGPQDAWLLIRGVKTLALRMEQIESNARKIAEFLDAHPKVVKVYYPGLQHHPGHELAERQSEGFGGMISFDAGSGDAADRLLAKVKYFTLAESLGAVESLISVPAKMTHASIPKPRREALGITDGLIRLSVGIEDAEDLIADLKQALDD; encoded by the coding sequence GTGAAAAAATATACGGATAATACGTGGAGCAAAGAGGAGAGAAAAGTTTTGAAGCCAAAAACGAAAGTGATACATGCAGGCATTTTCGGTGACGACTACACGGGCAGCGTGACCGTGCCGATCTATCAAACCAGCACATACAAACAGGAAGCAGTCGGGGTTACAAAAGGCTATGATTATTCACGCACGGCGAATCCGACGCGCCGTGCTTTGGAAGTTCTGATCAAAGAGCTCGAATTCGGCAAAGCCGGATTCGCATTCGGTTCCGGAATGGCGGCAATTTCGTCTGTTCTGATGCTGCTCAACAGCGGCGATCACATTGTGATCACGGATGATGTATACGGCGGAACCTTCAGGGTTATTGACAAAGTATTCAAAAGACTGGGCATAACGGCAACCTTTGTCGACACCAGTGACCAGGAAAAAATAGAAACGGCGATTACGGAGAAGACGCGGGCCATCTATCTTGAAACACCGACCAATCCGCTTCTTAAAATTACGGATATTAAGAAAACGGCTGTCCTCGCGCATCGGAAGGGTCTGCTTCTGATTGTTGACAATACATTTGCGACTCCGTACTGGCAGCATCCTCTGCTGCTTGGTGCCGATATCGTTCTTCACAGCGCTACGAAATATATCGGCGGGCACAGCGATGTCGTAGCGGGTCTGGTTGCTGTGAATGACGACGACTTTGCAGACAGACTGGGATTCATTCAAAATTCTGTTGGGGCAATTCCGGGACCGCAGGACGCCTGGTTGCTGATTAGAGGAGTTAAAACTCTTGCTTTGAGAATGGAGCAGATCGAATCAAATGCGCGGAAAATTGCTGAATTTCTTGATGCGCATCCAAAGGTAGTTAAAGTTTACTATCCCGGTTTACAGCATCATCCGGGGCATGAGCTGGCTGAAAGACAGTCTGAAGGCTTCGGAGGCATGATCTCTTTTGACGCGGGAAGCGGTGATGCCGCGGATCGTCTTCTGGCAAAGGTGAAATATTTTACGCTCGCTGAAAGTTTAGGCGCCGTTGAAAGCCTGATTTCTGTCCCTGCTAAGATGACGCACGCATCGATTCCAAAACCGCGGAGAGAAGCGCTTGGAATTACCGACGGCCTAATCCGTCTTTCCGTCGGCATTGAAGATGCTGAAGATTTGATTGCCGATCTGAAACAGGCTTTGGACGATTAA
- a CDS encoding PLP-dependent cysteine synthase family protein, whose protein sequence is MAVYRSVHELVGRTPLVELNAFQIPEGVHLYAKCEYLNPGGSVKDRLGEKFVGKALASGRLKTGGTLIEPTAGNTGIGIALAAVGKGIHVIFCVPEKFSAEKQTLMKALGAEVVHTETEKGMAGAIARAQQLVREIPGSYCPNQFANDENPEAYFDTLGPEIWEDLHGKVDVFVAGAGTGGTFTGVASYLKSKNPKIKAAVVEPVGSILNGGKSAPHRTEGIGMEFIPSFVKTEYFGAIHTVSDDDAFRRLSEVARREGLLVGSSSGAALHAALLEADTAEPGSNIVVLFPDSSERYLSEKIYG, encoded by the coding sequence TTGGCAGTATACCGGAGTGTGCACGAACTGGTCGGCAGGACTCCGCTGGTCGAATTAAATGCATTTCAGATCCCGGAAGGCGTGCACTTGTACGCGAAATGCGAATACTTAAATCCAGGCGGCAGTGTCAAAGACCGTCTGGGAGAAAAATTTGTTGGGAAAGCGCTGGCTTCAGGCAGGCTTAAAACGGGTGGAACTTTGATAGAGCCTACAGCCGGAAACACCGGAATTGGCATTGCACTGGCAGCTGTAGGAAAGGGCATTCATGTTATCTTCTGCGTGCCTGAGAAGTTCAGTGCAGAAAAACAAACACTGATGAAGGCTTTGGGTGCAGAAGTGGTCCACACTGAGACTGAAAAGGGGATGGCCGGAGCCATTGCCAGGGCGCAGCAGCTTGTCCGTGAGATTCCTGGCAGTTATTGCCCGAATCAATTTGCCAATGATGAAAATCCCGAGGCTTATTTTGACACGCTTGGTCCGGAAATCTGGGAAGATTTGCATGGAAAAGTCGATGTTTTTGTTGCTGGCGCCGGTACAGGAGGCACATTTACCGGGGTTGCCTCTTATCTGAAAAGCAAAAATCCTAAGATCAAGGCGGCTGTTGTTGAACCTGTCGGATCCATTTTGAACGGGGGCAAATCGGCGCCTCACCGGACTGAGGGCATTGGTATGGAATTTATTCCGTCATTTGTCAAAACCGAGTATTTTGGTGCTATTCATACGGTCAGTGACGATGACGCTTTCCGAAGGTTGAGTGAAGTCGCGCGCAGAGAAGGATTGCTGGTCGGCAGCTCTTCGGGAGCAGCGCTGCATGCAGCACTGCTCGAAGCGGATACGGCTGAACCGGGCAGCAACATTGTTGTCCTTTTCCCGGATTCGAGCGAACGCTATTTAAGTGAAAAAATATACGGATAA